A region from the Paraurantiacibacter namhicola genome encodes:
- a CDS encoding dihydrofolate reductase yields MAREVVLVVAKAANDVIGRDGDLPWHIPADLKRFKALTTGTPMIMGRRTFESLPGILPGRRHIVMTRAKGWKADGVQVAANAAEALELAGSGSISVIGGGEIYRRFLSMAKRIEMTEVHAEVEGDTTFPALDPEAWKCVRREEFDPAGDLPGYSFVTLEPRG; encoded by the coding sequence ATGGCGCGCGAAGTGGTGCTGGTGGTGGCCAAGGCCGCCAATGACGTGATTGGCCGCGACGGCGACCTGCCCTGGCACATCCCGGCAGACCTGAAACGCTTCAAGGCGCTGACCACGGGCACGCCCATGATCATGGGCCGCCGCACCTTCGAAAGCCTGCCCGGCATATTGCCCGGCCGCCGCCACATCGTGATGACACGGGCCAAGGGCTGGAAGGCTGACGGCGTGCAGGTGGCCGCCAACGCCGCCGAGGCGCTGGAGCTGGCCGGATCGGGAAGCATCTCCGTGATCGGCGGGGGCGAGATCTATCGCCGCTTCCTGTCCATGGCGAAACGCATCGAGATGACCGAGGTCCATGCCGAGGTGGAAGGCGACACGACCTTCCCGGCGCTGGACCCTGAGGCATGGAAGTGCGTGCGGCGCGAGGAGTTCGACCCGGCGGGCGACCTGCCCGGGTATTCCTTCGTCACGCTGGAGCCGCGCGGATGA
- a CDS encoding dipeptidase has translation MKRIFRIGLLAVLLLAAIGFFGFAPGIAERSMNVIDGGELLEVSDEARELHASLTIVDLHGDTLLWDRDLLDDGARGHMDLPRLMRGNVALQIFSSVTKMPRGQNYESNSADTDNITPLVIGQLQPVRTWGSLLERSLFHAEKLDRAVAADEWGVLRTIRSHEDISTLVDHRSNSESWLRAPYGVKGAAHPPIGAMFSVEGLHNLEGDLANLQVLYDAGMRMAGLVHFFDNELAGSMHGVEKGGLTPMGRDAIRQMERMGIIVDIAHCSRACVADVLAMAKRPVVSSHGGVQAACEENRNLTDDEIRGVAVTAGVIGIGYWPGAVCDTSPRAIAKAMRHVRDLVGIEYVALGSDFDGAVTVRFDTSQLVQVTQALLDEGFSHEEIRLAMGGNALRVIQRGIIPLDPPMPPLPAPERSS, from the coding sequence ATGAAGCGCATCTTCCGCATCGGCTTGCTGGCGGTGCTGCTGCTGGCGGCGATCGGCTTCTTCGGCTTCGCCCCCGGGATTGCCGAGCGCAGCATGAACGTGATCGACGGCGGGGAATTGCTGGAGGTTTCGGACGAGGCGCGCGAACTGCATGCCAGCCTGACCATCGTGGACCTGCATGGCGACACGCTGCTGTGGGACCGCGACCTGCTGGATGATGGCGCGCGCGGGCACATGGATTTGCCGCGTCTCATGCGGGGAAATGTCGCGCTGCAAATCTTCTCCAGCGTCACCAAGATGCCGCGCGGGCAGAATTACGAGAGTAACAGCGCGGACACGGACAACATCACTCCGCTGGTGATCGGCCAGTTGCAGCCGGTGCGGACCTGGGGCTCGCTGCTGGAACGCTCGCTGTTCCATGCGGAGAAGCTGGACCGGGCGGTTGCCGCTGATGAGTGGGGCGTATTGCGCACGATCCGAAGTCATGAGGATATATCGACGCTGGTCGATCACCGCTCAAATAGCGAGAGCTGGCTCCGCGCTCCATACGGAGTAAAGGGCGCTGCCCATCCGCCCATCGGCGCTATGTTCAGCGTGGAAGGCCTGCATAATCTCGAAGGCGATCTCGCCAATCTGCAGGTGCTGTACGATGCGGGCATGCGCATGGCGGGGCTGGTGCATTTCTTCGATAACGAGCTGGCTGGGTCCATGCACGGCGTCGAGAAAGGTGGTCTGACCCCGATGGGCCGCGACGCCATCCGTCAAATGGAGCGCATGGGAATTATAGTGGACATCGCGCATTGCAGCCGCGCCTGCGTGGCCGATGTGCTGGCCATGGCGAAGCGCCCGGTCGTCTCCAGCCATGGCGGCGTGCAGGCAGCCTGCGAGGAGAACCGCAACCTCACCGATGACGAAATCCGCGGTGTTGCGGTAACGGCCGGCGTCATCGGAATTGGATACTGGCCCGGCGCGGTGTGCGATACCTCGCCGCGCGCCATCGCCAAGGCGATGCGCCACGTGCGCGACCTGGTCGGCATCGAATACGTCGCGCTGGGCAGCGATTTCGACGGGGCGGTGACGGTGCGCTTCGACACAAGCCAGCTGGTGCAGGTGACGCAGGCGCTGCTGGACGAAGGCTTCAGCCACGAGGAAATCCGGCTGGCCATGGGCGGCAATGCCCTGCGGGTGATACAGCGCGGGATCATTCCGCTGGATCCCCCCATGCCGCCGCTCCCCGCGCCGGAGCGCAGCTCATGA
- a CDS encoding bifunctional riboflavin kinase/FAD synthetase yields the protein MIRLTHRDPMPEALHGAIIALGNFDGFHTGHQHVAREAIDWARAEGRPAVIATFDPHPVRHFAPHVPPFRLSTLDQREEWFAAAGADGMLVFTFDDALAGMTAQDFIGLLLGDHMRAAGVVTGEDFTFGKGRGGNVDVLRDVGAAHGIAARAISPVADEGMTISSSRIRDALKAGDCGRAAELLTRPFAIRGPVIHGDKVGRTIGYPTANMELGSYLRPRFGIYAVTARVLDSGEELIGAANVGIRPTFDPPKELLEPYFFDFSGDLYGREIEVRLEHFLRPEAKFDSMDALTAQMAQDCEEARKLLSAPSQ from the coding sequence ATGATCCGCCTCACTCACCGCGACCCGATGCCGGAGGCGCTGCACGGCGCCATCATCGCGCTCGGCAATTTCGACGGCTTCCACACCGGCCACCAGCATGTCGCGCGCGAGGCCATCGACTGGGCGCGCGCCGAGGGCCGCCCCGCCGTCATCGCCACCTTCGATCCCCATCCCGTGCGCCATTTTGCGCCGCATGTGCCGCCCTTCCGCCTCTCCACGCTGGACCAGCGCGAGGAATGGTTCGCCGCTGCCGGCGCGGACGGCATGCTGGTGTTCACTTTCGACGATGCGCTGGCGGGCATGACCGCGCAGGATTTCATCGGCCTTCTGCTGGGCGACCATATGCGCGCGGCGGGCGTCGTGACGGGGGAGGACTTCACCTTCGGCAAGGGCCGCGGCGGGAATGTGGACGTGCTGCGCGATGTCGGGGCGGCGCATGGCATTGCTGCGCGCGCCATCTCTCCGGTGGCTGACGAAGGCATGACCATATCCAGCAGCCGCATCCGCGATGCGCTGAAGGCGGGCGATTGCGGGCGCGCGGCCGAACTCCTCACCCGCCCCTTCGCAATCCGCGGGCCGGTGATCCATGGCGACAAGGTGGGCCGCACCATCGGCTATCCCACCGCGAACATGGAACTGGGCAGCTATCTGCGCCCGCGCTTCGGCATTTACGCCGTCACCGCCCGCGTGCTGGACAGCGGCGAGGAGCTGATCGGTGCGGCCAATGTCGGCATCCGCCCCACATTCGATCCGCCCAAGGAATTGCTGGAGCCCTATTTCTTCGACTTTTCCGGCGACCTCTACGGACGCGAGATCGAGGTGCGGCTGGAGCATTTCCTGCGCCCCGAAGCGAAGTTCGACAGCATGGATGCGCTGACGGCGCAGATGGCGCAGGATTGCGAGGAGGCGAGGAAGCTTCTAAGCGCGCCCTCGCAATGA
- the ileS gene encoding isoleucine--tRNA ligase produces the protein MSDEPEQQRDYRPTVFLPKTGFPMKAGLPQKEPGILARWEEEDLYGQLREARSGREKFILHDGPPYANGNIHIGHALNKVLKDAVVRTQSLLGKDAPYVPGWDCHGLPIEWKVEEKYRKKKRNKDEVPAAEFRAECREYAAEWVGVQREQFKRLGISGAWDRPYLTMAPDAEAGIVAELLKFAETGQLYRGAKPVMWSPVEKTALAEAEVEYEDITSTQIDVAFEITECPNVPKLVGAHAVIWTTTPWTIPVNQALAYGPDVDYALVEWGGTNRNFLVAKPLVEAFIERFHAANPSEHLEHFGKTFKGSDLAGTIARHPMHHLGGFFAEPRPLLPGDFVTTDSGTGLVHMAPDHGEDDFELCKAHGLNPKFVVDADGRYKEDWLWLPRTDERSGSVINPKFNAPDGPICSDLREAGALLSSSADYQHSYPHSWRSKAKVIYRCTPQWFVPMDQETSVVPAEAGTSLNGNASPDEIPASAGMTLRQKAMQAIDATRFVPAKGKNRIDSMVEGRPDWVLSRQRAWGVPITLFVDRASGEYLVDEAVNARIVEAVKAEGVNAWREENAAHFLGETRNPDDYEMVADILDVWFDSGSTHAFVLESDNWPELSSPADLYLEGSDQHRGWFQSSLLESCATRGRAPYKAVLTHGFTMAADGRKMSKSLGNTVDPLKVMGEYGADIIRLWALSVDYTEDHRIGPEILKGVGDQYRRLRNTFRYMLGALEGYTGNLEDAGAVPELEVYVLALLADLDGRLRKAVEDYDFNTYVRALTEFCNEDLSAFFFDIRKDSLYCDAPEDDRRRAYRAVLDLLFHALVRYAAPVLVFTAEEVWQSRYPDGGSVHLLEWPMVPGVTADGARWKALRELREDVFEAIEPLRREKVIRSGLEAEVSVPASAVPEGFSDEDLAELFITGTVTRHDGEGITVTKSDDAKCGRCWRLLPEVEEDGALCNRCERVVDGWDAAHAQGGEA, from the coding sequence ATGAGCGACGAACCCGAACAGCAGCGCGATTACCGCCCCACCGTCTTCCTGCCGAAGACCGGCTTCCCCATGAAGGCCGGCCTGCCGCAGAAGGAGCCCGGAATCCTGGCGCGCTGGGAGGAGGAAGACCTCTACGGCCAGCTGCGCGAGGCGCGCAGCGGTCGCGAGAAATTCATCCTGCATGACGGCCCGCCTTACGCCAATGGCAACATCCACATCGGTCATGCGCTGAACAAGGTGCTGAAGGATGCGGTGGTCCGCACGCAGAGCCTGCTTGGCAAGGATGCGCCTTACGTGCCCGGCTGGGATTGCCACGGCCTCCCCATCGAATGGAAGGTGGAGGAGAAATACCGCAAGAAGAAGCGCAACAAGGACGAGGTCCCCGCGGCCGAATTCCGCGCCGAATGCCGCGAATATGCCGCCGAATGGGTGGGCGTCCAGCGCGAGCAGTTCAAGCGGCTGGGCATCTCCGGCGCATGGGACCGGCCCTATCTGACCATGGCCCCCGACGCCGAAGCGGGCATCGTCGCCGAACTCCTCAAATTCGCCGAGACCGGCCAGCTCTATCGCGGCGCGAAGCCGGTGATGTGGTCGCCCGTGGAGAAGACCGCGCTCGCCGAGGCCGAGGTCGAGTACGAGGACATCACCTCGACGCAGATCGACGTGGCGTTCGAGATCACGGAGTGCCCGAATGTGCCCAAATTGGTCGGCGCACACGCGGTGATTTGGACGACCACGCCGTGGACGATCCCGGTGAACCAGGCGTTGGCCTATGGGCCGGATGTTGACTATGCGCTCGTGGAATGGGGCGGGACCAATCGAAATTTCTTGGTCGCCAAACCGCTTGTCGAAGCTTTCATCGAGCGCTTCCACGCGGCGAATCCTAGTGAACATCTGGAGCATTTCGGGAAGACCTTTAAAGGCTCCGACCTCGCCGGAACCATCGCCCGCCACCCGATGCACCACCTCGGCGGGTTCTTTGCCGAGCCGCGTCCGCTGCTGCCGGGTGATTTCGTCACCACGGACAGCGGCACGGGCCTTGTCCATATGGCGCCGGACCATGGCGAGGACGATTTCGAGCTGTGCAAGGCGCATGGGCTGAACCCGAAATTCGTGGTCGATGCCGATGGCCGCTACAAGGAAGACTGGTTGTGGCTGCCCCGCACCGACGAGCGTTCGGGCAGCGTCATCAACCCGAAATTCAACGCGCCGGACGGGCCGATCTGCTCCGACCTGCGCGAGGCGGGCGCGCTGCTGAGCTCATCGGCGGATTACCAGCACTCCTACCCGCATAGCTGGCGGTCCAAGGCCAAGGTCATCTATCGCTGCACGCCGCAATGGTTCGTGCCGATGGACCAGGAAACGTCCGTCGTCCCAGCGGAAGCTGGGACCTCTCTCAATGGGAACGCCAGCCCGGACGAGATCCCAGCTTCCGCTGGGATGACGCTGAGGCAGAAGGCCATGCAGGCCATCGACGCCACCCGCTTCGTGCCGGCCAAGGGCAAGAACCGCATCGATTCCATGGTGGAAGGCCGCCCGGACTGGGTGCTCAGCCGCCAGCGTGCCTGGGGCGTGCCGATCACCCTGTTCGTGGACCGGGCGAGCGGCGAATACCTCGTCGATGAAGCCGTCAACGCCCGCATCGTCGAGGCGGTAAAGGCCGAGGGCGTGAACGCCTGGCGCGAGGAGAATGCCGCGCATTTCCTGGGCGAAACCCGCAACCCCGACGATTACGAAATGGTCGCCGACATCCTCGATGTCTGGTTCGACAGCGGTTCCACCCACGCCTTCGTGCTGGAGTCGGACAACTGGCCCGAGCTTTCCAGCCCCGCGGACCTATACCTGGAAGGCAGCGACCAGCATCGCGGCTGGTTCCAGTCATCGCTGCTGGAAAGCTGCGCCACCCGCGGCCGCGCGCCGTACAAGGCGGTGCTGACCCACGGCTTCACCATGGCGGCTGACGGGCGCAAGATGTCCAAGTCGCTCGGCAATACGGTCGATCCGCTGAAAGTGATGGGCGAATACGGCGCGGACATCATCCGCCTGTGGGCGCTCAGTGTCGATTACACCGAGGACCACCGCATCGGCCCGGAAATCCTGAAGGGCGTGGGCGACCAGTACCGCCGCCTGCGCAACACCTTCCGCTACATGCTGGGCGCGCTGGAAGGCTACACGGGCAATCTGGAAGATGCCGGCGCCGTGCCGGAGCTGGAAGTCTATGTCCTCGCCTTGCTGGCCGATCTTGACGGGCGGCTGCGCAAGGCGGTCGAGGATTACGACTTCAACACCTATGTCCGCGCGCTGACCGAGTTCTGCAACGAGGACCTCAGCGCCTTCTTCTTCGATATCCGCAAGGACAGCCTCTATTGCGATGCGCCGGAGGATGACCGCCGCCGCGCCTATCGCGCCGTGCTGGACCTGCTGTTCCACGCGCTGGTCCGCTACGCTGCGCCGGTGCTGGTCTTTACCGCCGAGGAAGTTTGGCAGAGCCGCTACCCAGACGGCGGCAGTGTCCACCTGCTGGAATGGCCGATGGTGCCGGGCGTGACAGCAGACGGCGCGCGCTGGAAGGCCCTGCGCGAACTTCGCGAAGACGTGTTCGAAGCCATCGAGCCGCTGCGGCGCGAGAAGGTAATCCGCTCCGGCCTCGAAGCCGAAGTCTCCGTCCCCGCCAGCGCCGTGCCCGAAGGCTTCAGCGACGAGGACCTCGCTGAGCTGTTCATCACCGGCACCGTCACGCGGCATGATGGCGAGGGCATCACGGTGACCAAGTCCGACGATGCGAAATGCGGGCGCTGCTGGCGCCTGCTGCCCGAGGTGGAAGAGGACGGCGCGCTATGCAATCGCTGCGAGCGCGTGGTGGACGGATGGGATGCCGCCCACGCGCAAGGCGGGGAGGCATGA
- the lspA gene encoding signal peptidase II has protein sequence MSMVIDRRNTTIGLAIAGVIFLADQATKWLVDVHLGMLRGETIDLLPFFDFTRTHNYGISLGMLTAESQEMRWFLVIATSLIAAIVLFWMLREKLLGDVVALSLVLGGALGNILDRVRFGYVLDFADFHIGEFRPFLIFNVADAAITIGVVILLARALFMGEKPGDTQSETA, from the coding sequence ATGAGCATGGTGATCGACCGGCGCAACACCACCATCGGCCTCGCCATCGCGGGCGTCATCTTCCTGGCCGACCAGGCGACGAAGTGGCTGGTGGACGTGCATCTGGGCATGCTGCGCGGCGAGACGATCGACCTGCTGCCCTTCTTCGATTTCACGCGCACGCACAATTACGGCATTTCGCTGGGCATGCTGACCGCCGAAAGCCAGGAAATGCGCTGGTTTCTGGTGATCGCCACATCGCTGATCGCCGCGATCGTGCTGTTCTGGATGCTGCGCGAGAAGCTGCTGGGCGATGTCGTGGCGCTTTCGCTGGTGCTGGGCGGCGCGCTGGGCAATATCCTCGACCGGGTCCGCTTCGGCTATGTCCTCGACTTTGCCGACTTCCACATCGGGGAGTTTCGCCCCTTCCTGATCTTCAACGTGGCCGATGCGGCAATTACCATCGGAGTCGTGATATTGCTTGCCCGCGCGCTGTTCATGGGCGAGAAACCCGGCGACACGCAGAGCGAGACCGCCTGA
- a CDS encoding DUF3035 domain-containing protein: MTKIARSTLLLATAGMALSACQGGGVLGRDRPDEFAVQRQAPLVVPPDYDLEPPQPGAPRPAEGTASQQALDALFGGPQARSAIESDALARAGSADAGIRSNVGDPDTFTVDKGESTTAIIAAPEGDGQAAKAGIVG; encoded by the coding sequence ATGACCAAGATTGCCCGATCCACCCTGCTGCTGGCCACTGCCGGCATGGCGCTTTCCGCTTGCCAGGGCGGCGGTGTGCTGGGCCGCGACCGGCCTGACGAATTCGCCGTGCAGCGCCAGGCGCCGCTGGTGGTCCCGCCCGATTACGATCTCGAGCCCCCGCAGCCCGGTGCTCCGCGCCCGGCCGAAGGCACCGCCTCGCAGCAGGCGCTGGACGCCCTGTTCGGCGGCCCGCAGGCCCGCAGCGCGATCGAAAGCGACGCGCTGGCCCGCGCAGGCAGCGCCGATGCAGGCATCCGTTCCAATGTCGGCGATCCGGACACCTTCACGGTGGACAAGGGCGAGTCGACCACCGCCATCATCGCCGCCCCCGAAGGTGACGGCCAGGCGGCAAAGGCCGGTATCGTCGGGTAA
- a CDS encoding hemolysin family protein yields the protein MTPFPWFDFSVLVALILINGVFAMSELAIVSARQAQLRMEAEKGSGAARTALSLAQDPGKFLSTVQIGITLIGIIAGAYSGATLGGPVGERLEAMGLPADTAETAGFVSVIVLTTYLSLVIGELVPKQVALRAALPIALAMARPMAMLARIAAPFVWVLDKSSSLLMRLLGIRHKGEHGLTAQELQMIFADATRSGAIEEEERAILSGVMRLNTRPVRELMTPRTELDWIDASATAEEFRALISESPHSLIPVGQGTADKMLGVVKVREVLAELLDGKPLDLPAMVTKTEVVPDQLDAMDALRILQSSGAGIAMVHDEYGHLDGIVTSADLLSAIAGSFASHADEGDEPMVVERADGSLLISGAMGADDLADRLGIELPEAREFATAAGFVLFYLKKLPEEGEWFEEQAYRFEVVDMDGRRIDKLLVSGVS from the coding sequence ATGACACCCTTCCCCTGGTTCGATTTCTCCGTGCTCGTTGCGCTCATCCTGATCAACGGCGTGTTTGCCATGTCGGAGCTGGCCATCGTGTCCGCCCGGCAGGCGCAGCTGCGCATGGAGGCGGAAAAGGGCAGTGGAGCAGCGCGCACCGCTCTGTCGCTGGCGCAGGATCCCGGCAAGTTCCTGTCCACCGTGCAGATCGGCATCACGCTGATCGGCATCATCGCCGGTGCCTATTCCGGGGCCACGCTGGGCGGACCTGTGGGCGAGCGGCTGGAGGCCATGGGCCTGCCGGCAGATACGGCGGAGACGGCGGGCTTCGTCTCGGTCATCGTGCTGACGACCTATCTCAGCCTGGTGATCGGGGAGCTCGTGCCAAAGCAGGTGGCCCTGCGCGCGGCGCTGCCCATCGCGCTGGCCATGGCGCGGCCGATGGCCATGCTGGCCCGCATCGCCGCGCCTTTCGTCTGGGTGCTGGACAAATCCTCCAGCCTGCTGATGCGGCTGCTGGGCATCCGCCACAAGGGCGAGCACGGGCTGACCGCGCAGGAACTGCAGATGATCTTTGCCGATGCCACCCGCAGCGGCGCGATCGAGGAGGAGGAGCGCGCCATCCTGTCAGGCGTGATGCGCCTCAACACCCGCCCGGTGCGCGAGCTGATGACGCCCAGGACGGAGCTCGACTGGATCGACGCCTCGGCCACGGCGGAGGAGTTCCGCGCGCTCATCTCCGAATCGCCGCATTCGCTGATCCCGGTGGGGCAAGGCACGGCGGACAAGATGCTGGGCGTGGTGAAGGTGCGCGAAGTGCTGGCCGAGCTTCTGGATGGCAAGCCGCTGGACCTGCCCGCCATGGTCACCAAGACCGAAGTCGTGCCGGACCAGCTGGACGCCATGGACGCCTTGCGCATCCTGCAAAGCTCCGGCGCGGGGATCGCCATGGTGCATGACGAATACGGCCATCTGGACGGTATCGTGACCAGCGCGGACCTGCTTTCCGCCATCGCCGGCAGCTTCGCCAGCCATGCGGACGAGGGCGACGAGCCCATGGTCGTGGAACGCGCCGACGGCAGCCTGTTGATATCCGGCGCGATGGGTGCGGACGACCTGGCGGACCGGCTGGGCATCGAATTGCCCGAAGCCCGCGAGTTCGCCACGGCGGCAGGCTTCGTCCTGTTCTACCTCAAGAAACTGCCCGAGGAGGGCGAGTGGTTCGAGGAACAGGCCTACCGATTCGAAGTCGTCGACATGGACGGCCGCCGCATCGACAAGCTGCTGGTGAGCGGGGTGAGCTAG
- a CDS encoding OmpA family protein: protein MNIKKLLVSSTAALALMGTSACVTDPNTGEKKVSRTAIGGVGGAALGYLLGGVIGGKTARIVGAAAGGAIGGYVGYRMDEQIREIDEATEGSGIDVSQTPDGEAILVNLPDLTFATDSTEISPGLRAGLDEVAASLVKYPNSLIDVMGHTDSVGREDYNLGLSKRRAEAVASYLEMRGVARSRVQTIGYGEQYPIASNDTADGRAQNRRVEIKITPLTQAEIDAAM from the coding sequence ATGAATATCAAGAAACTGCTTGTGTCTTCGACCGCTGCACTGGCGCTGATGGGTACATCGGCCTGTGTCACAGACCCCAATACGGGCGAGAAGAAGGTGTCGCGCACCGCCATCGGCGGCGTCGGCGGCGCAGCTCTCGGCTACCTGCTGGGCGGCGTGATCGGCGGCAAGACGGCCCGCATCGTGGGCGCAGCTGCCGGCGGCGCAATCGGCGGCTATGTCGGCTACCGGATGGACGAACAGATCCGCGAAATCGACGAGGCGACCGAAGGCTCCGGCATCGATGTGAGCCAGACCCCCGATGGCGAGGCCATCCTGGTCAACCTGCCGGACCTCACCTTCGCCACCGACAGCACCGAAATCAGCCCCGGCCTGCGCGCCGGCCTGGATGAAGTCGCTGCCAGCCTGGTGAAATATCCCAACAGCCTGATCGACGTGATGGGCCACACCGATTCGGTCGGCCGCGAAGATTACAACCTCGGCCTGTCGAAGCGCCGCGCCGAAGCGGTTGCCAGCTACCTGGAAATGCGCGGCGTTGCCCGCAGCCGGGTGCAGACCATCGGTTATGGCGAGCAGTATCCGATCGCCAGCAACGACACGGCAGATGGCCGCGCGCAGAACCGCCGCGTGGAAATCAAGATCACCCCGCTGACGCAGGCGGAAATCGACGCTGCGATGTAA
- a CDS encoding 3'(2'),5'-bisphosphate nucleotidase CysQ: MIDSLRLEQICREAGHMALALWPGNPSGSGDALESWEKSPGSPVCEADLAVDRFLKRELGALLPAAGWLSEETADDPARLGKGLAWLVDPIDGTRDFIRGRPGWAVSVALVSGGRPLIGTLVAPARQEVWSATAGRGAWRNGERLVASTRKTLAGARVPAHDLPKEDQILTKVSQPNSIALRIAMVANDEADLVATLRWGFEWDVAAAALIAREAGAAATDAFGKPLAYNKRDPRAFGLLVSAPAIHGEAVAHLAGRAAALAPKG, from the coding sequence GTGATAGATTCCCTTCGCCTCGAACAGATCTGCCGGGAGGCCGGGCACATGGCGCTGGCGCTGTGGCCCGGGAACCCGAGCGGTTCGGGCGATGCATTGGAAAGCTGGGAGAAGTCTCCCGGATCGCCCGTGTGCGAGGCAGACCTTGCCGTGGACCGGTTCCTGAAGCGTGAGCTTGGCGCCCTGCTGCCCGCCGCCGGTTGGCTGAGCGAGGAGACGGCGGACGACCCTGCGCGGCTGGGCAAGGGGCTCGCGTGGCTGGTCGACCCGATCGACGGGACGCGCGACTTCATCCGCGGCAGGCCCGGCTGGGCCGTCAGCGTGGCGCTGGTGAGCGGCGGACGCCCGCTGATCGGCACGCTGGTGGCCCCGGCGCGGCAGGAAGTCTGGTCCGCCACCGCGGGGCGCGGCGCGTGGCGCAATGGGGAGCGGCTGGTCGCCTCCACGCGCAAGACGCTCGCCGGAGCGCGTGTTCCCGCGCATGATTTGCCGAAAGAGGACCAGATCCTCACCAAGGTTAGCCAGCCCAATTCCATTGCCCTGCGCATCGCCATGGTCGCCAATGACGAGGCGGATCTGGTGGCCACCCTGCGCTGGGGGTTCGAATGGGACGTTGCGGCAGCGGCGCTGATCGCGCGCGAGGCTGGCGCTGCGGCGACCGACGCCTTCGGCAAGCCGCTGGCGTATAACAAGCGCGACCCGCGCGCCTTCGGCCTGCTGGTCAGCGCGCCCGCCATCCATGGCGAGGCGGTGGCGCACCTGGCCGGGCGCGCCGCGGCCCTGGCCCCCAAGGGCTGA
- the sucC gene encoding ADP-forming succinate--CoA ligase subunit beta, with protein MNIHEYQAKELLAKYGIGIPAGHAATTVEEAVEAAGKLPGPLYVVKAQIHAGGRGKGKFAELGPDAKGGVRLAHSVDDVRSDAGEMLGNTLVTIQTGDEGKQVNRLYVTDGVDIESEYYLAMLVDRASGQVAMVASTEGGMDIEDVAHNTPEKITTITIDPAQGFMPHHGRAVAFALELDGALNKACQKLAKQLYTAFMDLDCEMLEINPLVETKDGQLLVLDTKMSFDGNALYRHPDVEALRDETEEDPAEVEASEYDLAYIKLDGNIGCMVNGAGLAMATMDIIKLNGAFPANFLDVGGGATTEKVTAAFKIILKDPAVEGILVNIFGGIMKCDIIAQGIVEAAKEVNLSVPLVVRLEGTNVQKGKDILANSGLPIVAADDLGDAAKKIVAEVKQAA; from the coding sequence ATGAATATCCACGAATACCAGGCCAAGGAACTGCTCGCGAAATACGGCATCGGCATCCCGGCCGGTCACGCCGCCACCACGGTGGAAGAGGCTGTAGAAGCCGCCGGCAAGCTGCCCGGGCCGCTTTATGTCGTGAAAGCGCAGATCCACGCCGGTGGCCGCGGCAAGGGCAAGTTCGCGGAACTTGGGCCCGATGCCAAAGGCGGCGTGCGCCTGGCCCACAGCGTCGACGACGTGCGCAGCGACGCCGGCGAGATGCTCGGCAACACGCTGGTGACCATCCAGACCGGTGACGAGGGCAAGCAGGTCAATCGCCTCTATGTGACGGACGGCGTGGACATCGAGAGCGAATATTACCTCGCCATGCTGGTGGACCGCGCGAGCGGGCAGGTGGCCATGGTCGCCAGCACCGAAGGCGGCATGGATATCGAGGACGTGGCCCACAACACGCCAGAGAAGATCACCACCATCACCATCGATCCCGCACAGGGTTTCATGCCGCACCATGGCCGCGCCGTGGCCTTTGCGCTGGAACTGGACGGGGCGCTGAACAAGGCCTGCCAGAAGCTGGCCAAGCAGCTTTACACCGCGTTCATGGACCTCGATTGCGAGATGCTGGAGATCAACCCGCTGGTCGAGACCAAGGACGGCCAGCTGCTGGTGCTCGACACGAAGATGAGCTTCGATGGCAATGCGCTCTATCGCCATCCCGATGTGGAAGCGCTGCGCGACGAGACCGAAGAAGACCCGGCCGAGGTGGAAGCCAGCGAATACGACCTCGCTTACATCAAGCTGGACGGCAATATCGGCTGCATGGTGAACGGCGCGGGCCTGGCCATGGCAACGATGGACATCATCAAGCTGAACGGCGCCTTCCCCGCCAACTTCCTCGATGTCGGCGGCGGCGCCACGACGGAGAAGGTGACGGCCGCCTTCAAGATCATCCTGAAGGACCCGGCTGTCGAAGGCATCTTGGTCAACATCTTCGGCGGCATCATGAAGTGCGACATCATCGCGCAGGGCATCGTGGAAGCCGCCAAGGAAGTGAACCTGTCCGTGCCGCTCGTCGTGCGCCTGGAAGGCACCAACGTCCAGAAGGGCAAGGACATCCTGGCAAATTCCGGCCTGCCCATCGTGGCTGCGGACGATCTGGGCGATGCCGCGAAGAAGATCGTGGCGGAAGTGAAGCAGGCCGCCTGA